A single genomic interval of Amycolatopsis albispora harbors:
- a CDS encoding RNA polymerase sigma-70 factor yields the protein MSATETFLAHRNLLFTVAYEMLGSAADAEDVLQETWLRWAEVDLTEVRNERAYLVRITTRQALGRLRTLGRRKESYVGPWLPEPLLTAPDVAEDVELADSVSMAMLLVLETLAPTERAVFVLREVFDLPYGEIAEAVGKSAAAVRQIAHRARAHVAARRPHVTISPAEGRDALAAFKSAVETGDLQHLFDVLAPNVVLLTDGGGIAQAALAPITGVAEVTAVLGRLAGSASLRPAQVNGHPALTVHIGGELDAVLAVHLENGFVTGLYAVRNPEKLSYMDRETALRR from the coding sequence ATGTCCGCCACCGAGACCTTTCTCGCCCACCGCAACCTGCTCTTCACCGTGGCCTACGAAATGCTCGGCTCGGCCGCGGACGCCGAGGACGTGCTGCAGGAAACCTGGCTGCGGTGGGCGGAGGTCGACCTCACCGAGGTGCGGAACGAGCGCGCGTACCTGGTGCGGATCACCACCCGCCAGGCACTGGGCCGGTTGCGCACGCTCGGCCGTCGCAAGGAGTCCTACGTCGGCCCGTGGCTGCCCGAGCCGCTGCTCACCGCGCCCGACGTGGCCGAGGACGTCGAACTGGCCGACAGCGTGTCGATGGCGATGCTGCTGGTGCTCGAAACGCTCGCGCCCACCGAGCGGGCAGTTTTTGTGCTGCGCGAGGTGTTCGACCTGCCCTACGGCGAAATCGCCGAAGCCGTCGGCAAAAGCGCGGCCGCGGTCCGGCAGATCGCCCACCGGGCACGGGCACACGTCGCCGCGCGACGGCCGCACGTGACCATCTCCCCCGCCGAAGGCCGTGACGCGCTCGCGGCCTTCAAGAGCGCGGTGGAAACCGGTGACCTGCAACACCTGTTCGATGTGCTCGCGCCGAATGTGGTGCTGCTGACCGACGGCGGTGGCATCGCGCAGGCCGCGCTGGCGCCCATCACCGGGGTCGCGGAGGTGACCGCGGTGCTCGGCCGCCTCGCCGGTTCCGCGTCCCTGCGACCGGCGCAGGTCAACGGCCACCCGGCGCTGACCGTCCACATCGGCGGTGAACTCGACGCGGTGCTCGCGGTCCACCTCGAAAACGGCTTCGTCACCGGGCTCTACGCCGTGCGCAACCCGGAGAAACTGTCCTATATGGACCGCGAGACCGCCCTGCGGCGTTAG
- a CDS encoding carboxymuconolactone decarboxylase family protein, whose translation MESRFDLMDNEVGGKFAKRFFNASLVLARALPKSTQELVALRVSQINGCGWCVDVHTKEAEAAGETAVRINLVAAWRESSVFTEAERAAFALAEEGTRLADAHHGVSDETWAAVREHFDDNEVAALVSLVAQINAANRLGVIVRNAGGSYAPGVFAELSD comes from the coding sequence ATGGAATCCCGGTTCGACCTGATGGACAACGAAGTCGGCGGCAAGTTCGCGAAGCGTTTCTTCAACGCCAGCCTGGTGCTCGCGCGGGCGCTGCCGAAGAGCACGCAGGAACTGGTCGCGCTGCGTGTCAGCCAGATCAACGGTTGCGGCTGGTGCGTCGACGTGCACACCAAGGAAGCCGAGGCCGCCGGCGAAACGGCGGTGCGCATCAACCTGGTCGCCGCCTGGCGCGAGTCCAGCGTGTTCACCGAGGCCGAGCGGGCGGCGTTCGCGCTGGCCGAGGAGGGCACGCGGCTCGCCGACGCGCACCACGGCGTGTCCGACGAGACCTGGGCTGCGGTGCGCGAGCACTTCGACGACAACGAGGTCGCCGCGCTGGTTTCGCTGGTCGCGCAGATCAACGCGGCCAACCGGCTCGGCGTGATCGTGCGCAACGCCGGGGGCTCATACGCGCCCGGGGTGTTCGCCGAGCTGTCGGACTGA
- a CDS encoding TetR/AcrR family transcriptional regulator — protein MSADHLDGRRLRYQHRRPELLEAVTAYVLANGLAGLAMRPLAAAVGVSHGTLLHHFGSKENLVTEVIDVLRRRLSDAAGLTGAPPGLADLPTWWQRSTTPDRLPVYRLLFEVLAQAAREPEHYERFLQQVVHDSLALVENLVVAEGCPREQAPEIASMIVAQARGLQLELLATGERARTDRAFTRFLGLVDGLARSWR, from the coding sequence ATGAGCGCGGACCACCTCGACGGCAGGCGCCTCCGCTACCAGCACCGGCGCCCCGAACTGCTCGAAGCCGTGACCGCCTACGTGCTCGCGAACGGGCTCGCCGGGCTGGCGATGCGCCCGCTCGCGGCGGCGGTGGGCGTCAGCCACGGCACACTGCTGCACCACTTCGGCTCGAAGGAAAACCTGGTCACCGAAGTGATCGACGTGCTGCGCCGCCGCCTGTCGGACGCGGCGGGCCTGACCGGCGCCCCGCCCGGCCTGGCCGATCTGCCCACCTGGTGGCAGCGCTCGACCACGCCCGATCGCCTGCCGGTCTACCGCCTGCTGTTCGAGGTTCTCGCGCAGGCCGCGCGGGAACCGGAGCACTACGAACGGTTTCTCCAGCAGGTTGTGCACGATTCGCTGGCGCTGGTGGAAAACCTGGTGGTCGCCGAGGGCTGTCCCCGCGAGCAGGCGCCCGAGATCGCGTCGATGATCGTGGCGCAGGCACGCGGGCTGCAGCTCGAACTGCTCGCCACCGGCGAGCGCGCACGTACCGACCGCGCCTTCACCCGGTTCCTCGGCCTGGTGGACGGCCTGGCCCGTTCGTGGCGCTGA
- a CDS encoding VOC family protein encodes MERLRLHHVGHVVRDMSAALELYRRLGFVVHAPAYPAMAPREGAAPEPFGAANTHADFPRDFLELATVVDAGVVPPGARLVPLEAPPEVLPSLLERVNATSANLADCLGRFEGLHILMFSSADLDTTAARLSAGGVRHGGVNTVRRPVGDDVETVRYLEIDGPEGRIGVAAELEPRIQASRSEEHPNGALGLVDATLCASDLDAAQARYELYLGRSARIDGAARVFDLDDGVTLTLVPSADTLFPGEQASALPALVACTVAVRELDVTEKLVRDEGIPLRRTSSGDVFVPASAALGAAVVFRQAGSVH; translated from the coding sequence ATGGAACGCCTCCGGTTGCACCACGTCGGGCACGTCGTCCGGGACATGAGCGCCGCGCTCGAGCTGTACCGGCGGCTCGGTTTTGTGGTGCACGCGCCCGCTTATCCCGCGATGGCACCGCGTGAAGGGGCCGCGCCGGAGCCGTTCGGTGCGGCCAACACGCACGCCGACTTCCCGCGTGACTTCCTCGAACTGGCCACGGTCGTGGATGCGGGCGTGGTGCCGCCGGGGGCGCGGCTGGTTCCGTTGGAGGCGCCGCCCGAGGTGCTGCCATCGCTGCTGGAGCGGGTCAACGCCACCAGCGCGAACCTGGCGGACTGCCTGGGCCGCTTCGAGGGCCTGCACATCCTGATGTTCTCGTCGGCCGATCTCGACACCACGGCCGCCCGGCTGAGCGCGGGCGGAGTGCGGCACGGCGGGGTGAACACCGTCCGGCGGCCCGTGGGTGACGACGTGGAAACCGTGCGGTACCTGGAAATCGACGGACCGGAGGGACGGATCGGCGTCGCCGCGGAGCTGGAGCCGCGCATTCAGGCGTCGCGATCGGAGGAGCATCCCAACGGTGCCCTGGGCTTGGTCGACGCGACGTTGTGTGCGTCCGATTTGGACGCTGCCCAGGCGCGGTACGAGCTTTATCTCGGCCGATCGGCTCGCATCGACGGTGCGGCTCGGGTCTTCGACCTCGACGACGGCGTGACACTGACCTTGGTGCCTTCCGCCGACACGCTTTTCCCGGGTGAGCAGGCGTCCGCGCTGCCCGCTCTGGTCGCGTGCACGGTGGCCGTCCGCGAGCTGGACGTGACCGAGAAACTGGTGCGGGATGAGGGGATTCCGCTTCGGCGGACGTCGTCGGGGGACGTGTTCGTCCCGGCCAGTGCCGCACTCGGTGCCGCCGTGGTGTTCCGGCAGGCCGGGTCAGTCCACTGA
- a CDS encoding MerR family transcriptional regulator — translation MRIGELSRRTGVSERALRYYEKQGLLRPERRPSGYRDYRDADVAAVRRIRILLAAGLSTTQIGEALPCFIDDDDRLLPSCPELVDALVEHRDRIGEAIDELEATRANLNTIIAAERSSVD, via the coding sequence ATGCGGATCGGGGAGCTGTCGCGGCGAACGGGCGTCAGCGAGCGCGCGCTGCGCTACTACGAGAAGCAGGGCCTGCTGCGCCCGGAACGACGGCCGAGCGGCTATCGCGACTACCGCGACGCGGATGTCGCGGCGGTGCGGCGCATCCGGATCCTGCTGGCCGCCGGGCTGAGCACCACGCAGATCGGCGAGGCGCTGCCGTGCTTCATCGATGACGACGACCGCTTGCTGCCCAGCTGTCCCGAGCTGGTCGACGCGCTGGTCGAGCACCGTGACCGGATCGGCGAGGCCATCGACGAGCTGGAAGCCACCCGCGCCAACCTGAACACGATCATCGCCGCCGAACGGTCCTCAGTGGACTGA
- a CDS encoding NAD(P)-dependent oxidoreductase: MTPVTVLGLGPMGRALATALAAAGHPTTVWNRTPGKGNDLDATVAGTAAEAIEASPVVFVCVLNYEAVHAVLDPAALKGRTLVNLTGGSPAQAREMAAWADERGIAYLDGVILNGIVGGPDAALLYSGPRSLYEAHRDTLAALGENGVYLGEDPGRAAGFNVSLLDLFWTSMFGVVHAFRLGAAEGIGPAEFAGYAKEMAGLVPGLIDVVAAHLAEGRFPGDASTLDSAAAILDDVLGTVRANGLDDGVLRAGRAAVQDAIDAGHGSAGFSLLAAH, from the coding sequence ATGACCCCTGTGACCGTTCTCGGACTCGGCCCGATGGGCCGCGCGCTGGCCACCGCTCTCGCCGCCGCCGGCCACCCCACCACGGTGTGGAATCGCACGCCTGGCAAGGGAAACGACCTCGACGCCACGGTGGCGGGCACCGCCGCGGAGGCGATCGAAGCCAGCCCCGTGGTGTTCGTGTGCGTGCTGAACTACGAAGCCGTGCACGCGGTTCTCGACCCCGCCGCGTTGAAGGGCCGCACCCTGGTCAACCTCACCGGCGGCTCGCCGGCGCAGGCCAGGGAGATGGCCGCGTGGGCGGACGAGCGCGGGATCGCCTATCTCGACGGCGTCATCCTGAACGGCATCGTCGGCGGGCCGGACGCGGCGTTGCTGTACAGCGGGCCGCGCTCGCTGTACGAGGCGCATCGGGACACGCTGGCCGCGCTCGGGGAGAACGGCGTCTATCTCGGCGAGGACCCGGGCCGGGCGGCGGGGTTCAACGTTTCGCTGCTGGACCTGTTCTGGACCTCGATGTTCGGCGTGGTGCACGCGTTCCGGCTCGGGGCGGCGGAGGGCATCGGCCCGGCCGAGTTCGCCGGGTACGCGAAGGAGATGGCCGGCCTGGTGCCGGGGCTGATCGACGTGGTGGCCGCGCACCTGGCGGAGGGCCGGTTCCCCGGCGACGCCTCGACCCTCGATTCGGCGGCGGCGATCCTGGACGACGTCCTCGGCACCGTCCGGGCGAACGGCCTGGACGACGGTGTGCTCCGCGCTGGGCGTGCCGCCGTGCAGGACGCCATCGATGCCGGGCACGGCTCGGCGGGCTTCTCCCTGCTGGCGGCTCACTGA
- a CDS encoding toxin-antitoxin system HicB family antitoxin translates to MELTPYVDDLRRELATALDTTETGDLLERLIGSLEPAIRLTLLDALAGAMGEITRDLAPGSVDLRLRGREATFVVTPPPAQPPPSPESFGGEAVARINLRVPEQLKAAIETAAGEERRSVNAWLVEAASVALPSQRHGK, encoded by the coding sequence ATGGAGCTGACGCCGTATGTGGACGATCTCCGCCGTGAGCTCGCGACGGCGTTGGACACGACCGAAACCGGGGACCTGCTCGAGCGGCTGATCGGGTCGCTGGAGCCGGCGATCCGGCTCACGCTGCTGGACGCGCTGGCCGGGGCGATGGGGGAGATCACCCGCGACCTGGCCCCCGGTTCGGTGGACCTGCGCCTGCGTGGTCGTGAAGCGACGTTCGTCGTGACGCCGCCGCCGGCGCAGCCGCCGCCGTCGCCCGAAAGCTTCGGCGGGGAGGCGGTGGCACGCATCAATCTGCGCGTGCCCGAGCAGCTCAAGGCGGCGATCGAGACCGCGGCGGGCGAGGAACGCCGCTCGGTCAACGCCTGGCTGGTCGAGGCCGCTTCGGTCGCGCTGCCCAGCCAGCGGCACGGCAAGTAG
- a CDS encoding DUF4097 family beta strand repeat-containing protein, with the protein MPIFDTPAPITATIEVSVGEVRLVASDRTDTVVEVRPANQADASDVDAAAQTRVDYANGELRVIGPKRHPFDVSKKSRAVAVTIELPAGSRVRGDAAMGDFDGTGSLGDCRFKTAAGHVRLETTGRLRVETAAGHVEVGRVEGDAEVRTSSGRVAIGAVGGTGFVKTSNGSTKIGVAGGELRLRAANGDISVDRAAAGVDAESSCGDIEVGVAESAAARFELKTRFGRVRNAVANSPGGGVGVRAHTAFGDITVRSA; encoded by the coding sequence ATGCCCATTTTCGACACGCCCGCCCCGATCACCGCGACCATCGAGGTCTCCGTCGGCGAGGTCCGCCTCGTCGCGAGCGACCGCACCGACACGGTGGTCGAGGTGCGCCCGGCCAACCAGGCCGACGCCTCCGACGTCGACGCCGCGGCGCAGACCCGCGTCGACTACGCGAACGGCGAGCTGCGGGTCATCGGCCCGAAGCGCCACCCGTTCGATGTCTCCAAGAAAAGCAGGGCGGTCGCCGTGACAATCGAGCTGCCCGCCGGCTCCCGCGTGCGTGGCGACGCGGCGATGGGCGACTTCGACGGCACCGGCTCGCTCGGCGACTGCCGGTTCAAGACCGCCGCCGGGCACGTCCGGCTCGAGACCACGGGACGGCTGCGGGTGGAAACCGCGGCAGGCCACGTCGAAGTCGGCCGGGTCGAGGGTGACGCCGAAGTCAGGACCAGCTCCGGCCGGGTGGCCATCGGCGCGGTCGGCGGCACCGGTTTTGTCAAGACCAGCAACGGTTCCACCAAGATCGGCGTGGCCGGTGGCGAGCTGCGGCTCCGTGCCGCCAACGGCGACATCTCGGTGGACCGGGCCGCCGCCGGGGTGGACGCGGAGTCGTCGTGCGGCGACATCGAGGTCGGTGTCGCGGAAAGCGCCGCCGCCCGGTTCGAGCTGAAGACCCGCTTCGGCCGCGTGCGCAACGCGGTCGCGAACTCGCCGGGTGGCGGCGTCGGTGTCCGCGCGCACACCGCGTTCGGCGACATCACCGTCCGCAGCGCCTGA
- a CDS encoding ATP-binding cassette domain-containing protein, producing the protein MTTRTATPAITATGLRKSFGDKTVLDSVDLNVPRGSVFALLGANGAGKTTTVKILSTLINADDGVATVAGHDLTGDPEAVRASIGVTGQFSAVDNLLTGEENLLLMAKLNLIGRGERKRLAAELLERFELTEAGKKPVSTYSGGMRRRLDLAMTLVGSPRVIFLDEPTTGLDPRSRRGLWQIVRELVADGVTIFLTTQYLEEADELADRIAVLDHGRLVAEGTADELKRRIPGGHVELRFTDARWLDAATRSVVHGTPDRESLTLRVPSDGSLHSLKALIDRLDADRIEVDQLGLHTPDLDDVFLALTGNNPVNEKVATR; encoded by the coding sequence ATGACCACGAGGACGGCCACGCCCGCCATCACGGCGACCGGGCTGCGCAAGTCGTTCGGGGACAAGACCGTGCTCGACAGCGTCGACCTGAATGTGCCGCGCGGCAGCGTTTTCGCGTTGCTCGGCGCGAACGGTGCCGGCAAGACCACCACGGTCAAGATCCTGTCCACATTGATCAATGCCGACGACGGGGTGGCCACGGTCGCCGGGCACGACCTGACGGGCGACCCGGAGGCGGTGCGTGCCTCGATCGGCGTCACCGGGCAGTTCTCGGCGGTGGACAACCTGCTCACCGGCGAGGAAAACCTTTTGCTGATGGCGAAGCTGAACCTGATCGGGCGTGGTGAGCGCAAGCGGCTCGCGGCCGAGTTGCTGGAGCGCTTCGAGCTGACCGAGGCGGGCAAGAAACCGGTGTCCACCTATTCCGGCGGCATGCGGCGGCGGCTCGACCTGGCGATGACCCTGGTCGGCAGCCCGCGGGTGATCTTCCTCGACGAGCCGACGACCGGGCTGGACCCGCGCAGTCGTCGCGGGCTGTGGCAGATCGTCCGGGAGCTGGTGGCCGACGGTGTCACGATTTTCCTGACCACGCAGTACCTGGAAGAGGCCGACGAACTGGCCGACCGGATCGCCGTGCTCGACCACGGACGGCTGGTCGCCGAGGGGACCGCGGACGAGCTGAAGCGCCGCATTCCCGGCGGACATGTGGAACTGCGCTTCACCGACGCCCGTTGGCTCGACGCGGCGACGCGGTCGGTGGTGCACGGCACGCCCGACCGGGAGTCGCTGACGCTGCGCGTGCCCAGCGACGGCAGCCTCCACTCGCTGAAGGCCCTGATCGACCGGCTCGACGCCGACCGGATCGAGGTCGACCAGCTGGGCCTGCACACGCCCGACCTCGACGACGTTTTCCTTGCCCTGACTGGAAACAACCCCGTGAACGAAAAGGTGGCCACGCGATGA
- a CDS encoding ABC transporter permease codes for MTHVSPRPVSTRSRALTDSATMLGRNLRHMVRYPSMTVLLIGMPIVFLLLFVYVFGGTLGAGLGGASGGRAEYVNYVVPAIILIAVCSAVQGTAISVAMDMTEGIIARFRTMSIARVSVLTGHVLGSVIQTLIAVAVVLGVALLIGFDPAAGFGDWLAAGGVVVALAFALVWLSVALGLASGSVEGASNVGMPLVLLPFLGSGFVPTDSMPGAIRWFAEYQPFTPIIESLRGLLMGTPVGNNVLIALGWCVVIALGSYVWAKKLYNREYTR; via the coding sequence ATGACCCACGTCTCTCCGCGGCCGGTGAGCACCCGCTCCCGCGCGCTGACCGACTCGGCGACCATGCTGGGGCGCAACCTCCGGCACATGGTGCGGTACCCGTCGATGACGGTGCTGCTGATCGGGATGCCGATCGTTTTCCTGTTGTTGTTCGTCTACGTTTTCGGGGGCACGCTGGGGGCCGGGCTGGGCGGTGCGTCCGGCGGGCGGGCCGAGTACGTGAACTACGTGGTGCCCGCGATCATCCTGATAGCGGTGTGCAGCGCGGTGCAGGGCACGGCGATCTCGGTGGCGATGGACATGACCGAGGGCATCATCGCGCGGTTCCGGACCATGTCGATCGCGCGGGTTTCGGTGCTGACCGGGCATGTGCTGGGCAGCGTGATCCAGACGCTGATCGCGGTGGCCGTGGTGCTGGGGGTCGCGCTGCTGATCGGCTTCGACCCGGCCGCGGGTTTCGGTGACTGGCTTGCCGCCGGTGGTGTGGTGGTGGCGCTGGCGTTCGCGCTGGTTTGGCTTTCGGTTGCGCTGGGCCTGGCGAGCGGCAGCGTGGAGGGGGCGAGCAATGTGGGCATGCCGCTGGTGCTGCTGCCGTTCCTGGGCAGCGGTTTCGTCCCGACGGACTCGATGCCGGGCGCCATCCGCTGGTTTGCGGAGTACCAGCCGTTCACCCCGATCATCGAGTCACTGCGGGGCCTGCTGATGGGCACCCCGGTGGGGAACAACGTGCTGATCGCGCTCGGGTGGTGCGTGGTCATCGCGCTGGGCAGCTATGTGTGGGCGAAGAAGTTGTACAACCGCGAATACACCCGCTGA
- a CDS encoding TetR/AcrR family transcriptional regulator produces MTAQVGTKLRSDARDNRARILAVARLAFAAEGIEVPIREIARRAGLGVATVYRHFQTKDELLAAAFAEQMVLCSAVVAEGLAAEDPWQGFSLVVSKLMEVHALDRGFARAFMSQLPQALDFAAERDRTLRQLLELVDRAKRAGALREDFVLEDISLALMANEGIRAEAPELRVAASRRFAALMLQSFQANPTAAPLPPAVRLPLTSP; encoded by the coding sequence GTGACCGCACAAGTGGGAACGAAGCTCCGCTCGGACGCCAGGGACAACCGCGCGCGAATCCTCGCCGTGGCGCGGCTGGCGTTCGCCGCGGAAGGCATCGAGGTGCCGATCCGGGAGATCGCGCGGCGGGCGGGTCTCGGCGTGGCGACGGTGTACCGGCACTTCCAGACCAAGGACGAGTTGCTGGCGGCGGCCTTCGCCGAGCAGATGGTGTTGTGCTCGGCCGTGGTGGCGGAGGGCCTGGCGGCGGAGGATCCGTGGCAGGGGTTTTCGCTGGTGGTCAGCAAGCTGATGGAGGTGCACGCCCTCGATCGGGGTTTCGCGCGGGCGTTCATGTCGCAACTGCCGCAGGCGCTGGATTTCGCCGCCGAACGGGACCGCACCCTGCGGCAGTTGCTGGAACTGGTCGACCGCGCGAAGCGGGCCGGTGCCTTGCGGGAGGATTTTGTGTTGGAGGACATCAGCCTGGCCTTGATGGCGAACGAAGGCATCCGAGCTGAGGCGCCTGAACTGCGTGTTGCCGCTTCACGCCGGTTCGCCGCCCTGATGCTCCAGTCTTTCCAAGCCAACCCGACCGCGGCTCCCCTTCCACCCGCCGTCCGGCTTCCCCTCACCAGCCCCTAG
- a CDS encoding NADP-dependent oxidoreductase, with protein MRAIQITEYGPPSVLRVAEVPDPHAGPGEIRIAVRASGLSAGDVRIRSGELRDVVTLPYRTGFDAAGVVDEIGEGVTGVRVGDEVFGATATAARGANSDYAVLAAWALKPAAWSWAEAGGAAGSVETATRAFDRLGVGDGHTVLVQGAAGGVGTVAVQLAVARGATVIGTASEHNHDLIRALGAEPTTYGAGLADRVPSEVDAVLDCAGGALPELVAIAGDPARVVTIADLSAAAHGVHLSHAASGMPGADPLALHGLAIAAALADEGRLRVPVAAEFPLAEAAAAHELSESRRAGGKIVLAN; from the coding sequence ATGAGAGCCATCCAGATCACCGAATACGGCCCGCCCAGCGTCCTCCGCGTGGCCGAGGTGCCCGACCCGCACGCCGGACCAGGCGAGATCCGGATCGCCGTGCGTGCCTCCGGCCTCTCGGCCGGCGACGTCCGGATCCGCTCCGGCGAACTTCGCGACGTGGTCACGTTGCCGTACCGGACCGGCTTCGACGCCGCGGGTGTGGTCGACGAGATCGGCGAGGGCGTCACCGGCGTACGCGTCGGCGACGAGGTGTTCGGCGCGACCGCGACGGCCGCGCGCGGAGCCAACTCCGACTACGCCGTGCTCGCCGCGTGGGCACTCAAACCGGCCGCGTGGAGCTGGGCCGAAGCGGGCGGCGCCGCGGGCAGTGTCGAGACGGCCACCCGCGCCTTCGACCGGCTCGGCGTCGGCGACGGGCACACCGTCCTGGTGCAGGGCGCGGCCGGTGGCGTGGGCACGGTCGCCGTGCAGCTCGCGGTCGCCCGCGGCGCCACGGTCATCGGTACCGCGAGCGAGCACAACCACGATCTGATCCGCGCACTCGGCGCGGAACCGACGACCTACGGGGCGGGGCTGGCCGACCGCGTTCCGTCCGAAGTGGACGCTGTGCTCGACTGCGCGGGCGGGGCCCTGCCCGAGCTGGTCGCCATCGCGGGCGACCCGGCGCGCGTGGTGACGATCGCCGATCTCAGTGCCGCGGCTCACGGTGTCCACCTGTCCCACGCGGCGTCCGGAATGCCCGGCGCTGACCCGCTGGCTCTGCACGGGCTCGCCATCGCCGCCGCCCTCGCCGACGAGGGACGCCTGCGGGTGCCGGTCGCCGCGGAGTTCCCGCTGGCCGAGGCCGCCGCCGCGCACGAGCTGAGCGAAAGCCGCCGGGCCGGAGGGAAGATCGTGCTGGCGAACTAG